The region TCTCCACCATCTGTACTACATTCTGCGGAAGCTCCGCCCTGTGGTCCAGGGCATCGTTATAGGCTTTCTGGGCCCACTCCTCGCCCGTAATGTTGGACTTGATCACTTCCTCCTCATCGTTGCCGGCTACCGTGTTCTTCACATCCATCCAGCCACGGTAGAGCTTCCCCTTCGCGGTGGTGTTGGTTTGTGTATTGCCGCCCATCTGGCTGATGGTACTGTTGATCTCGCTGGAGAACTGGCGGCTCTGGTTCATCAGGTCCTTGTAGTAAGACTGGTGCGCCGGATCTTTCGTGATCTCGGCGGCATGCTTATAGCCCTCAATTCTATCGTTTACAAACTGATTAAGTTCCTGTAAAACATCAATGGTTCTTTCGTTGTTATTCATAGCTGTTACGTTTTGGTTTATACTTACGGAAACGAAAAAAGCCGTCCATCAGTTATAATATCAGCCGCCGCACCACGTATGGTACTTTAAGGTGGCCTCTGTTGTGGGATGTAGCCTTGCGTAGCTATGATAAAAAGTTTTTTTCACCTACATTACATGCTTAACCATGCCAAAGCGCGTAAGCGGCATCACTTTTGCAATCTAACCTGTAGTTCAACGTAATAAATAGATGATATCATTGACAACTCGCTTTAAAATCATACTGTCGGTACTGGCCGTCATCCTCGTGACGGGCTCCTTCATACTCTATAAAAACGGCAACACACCTGAGGGTAAGAACGAGATCCTGATCAAAGCCTTGATGCAGGGCCTTAGCTCCGGCCACTACCAACCTGAAAAAGTAGACGACGCCTTCTCTAAGAAGGTATTTAAACTATACCTGGAGCGCCTGGATTACAACAAGAAGTTCCTGCTTGCCTCTGATGTGCAGCAGTTACGAAAGTATGAAACAGCCATCGACGATGAGTTGCGTCAGGGTTCGTTCCAGTTCTTTGACTTGTCTGCCGATCTGATTGAGCAGCGCACCAAGGACTCTGAGGCCTACTACAAAGAGGTCCTGGCCAAGCCTTTTGACTTTTCCACGAACGAGCAGATTGAGCTGGACGGCGAGAAGCTGTCCTTTGCCAAAAGCAAGGACGAACTGAAGGAAGCATGGCGCAAGCAGCTCAAGTACCAGACGCTGGTTCGCCTGGTAGATATGCAGAAGGAGCAGGAGAAGAAGCTGGAGAAAGACCCGAAGGCGGAGCAGAAATCTTTTGAAGCCCTGGAAAAAGAGGCTCGCGAGAAGGTAAAGAAAACCTACGACGACCTGTACCAGCGCCTGGCCAAGGTGAACCGTGAGGATCGCCGCGCCACTTATATCAATGCCGTTACCAACGTGTACGACCCGCACACGGGCTACTTCCCGCCGAAGGCCAAGGCTGATTTCGACATCAACTTTACCGGCCGCCTGGAGGGCATAGGTGCCTCACTGCAGGAGAAGGACGGACAAATTAAGGTGATGGAGATCGTACCAGGCAGCCCCTCCTACCTGCAGGGCGAGCTGAAGCCAGGCGATGCCATCCAGAAAGTGGCTCAGGGCGCTGAAGACCCTGTGCTGATAGAAGGCATGCGCATTGACGATGCCATCCAGCTGATCCGTGGCAAGAAAGGCACGGAGGTACGCCTGACAGTGAGAAAGCCGGACGGCTCGACCAAGGTTATCCCGATCATCCGCGACGTGATCGTGTTTGAGGAAACCTATGCCCAGTCTGCCTTGAT is a window of Pontibacter kalidii DNA encoding:
- a CDS encoding ferritin-like domain-containing protein, which encodes MNNNERTIDVLQELNQFVNDRIEGYKHAAEITKDPAHQSYYKDLMNQSRQFSSEINSTISQMGGNTQTNTTAKGKLYRGWMDVKNTVAGNDEEEVIKSNITGEEWAQKAYNDALDHRAELPQNVVQMVEKQKQASLATCERLRQMEKSAD
- a CDS encoding carboxy terminal-processing peptidase — translated: MISLTTRFKIILSVLAVILVTGSFILYKNGNTPEGKNEILIKALMQGLSSGHYQPEKVDDAFSKKVFKLYLERLDYNKKFLLASDVQQLRKYETAIDDELRQGSFQFFDLSADLIEQRTKDSEAYYKEVLAKPFDFSTNEQIELDGEKLSFAKSKDELKEAWRKQLKYQTLVRLVDMQKEQEKKLEKDPKAEQKSFEALEKEAREKVKKTYDDLYQRLAKVNREDRRATYINAVTNVYDPHTGYFPPKAKADFDINFTGRLEGIGASLQEKDGQIKVMEIVPGSPSYLQGELKPGDAIQKVAQGAEDPVLIEGMRIDDAIQLIRGKKGTEVRLTVRKPDGSTKVIPIIRDVIVFEETYAQSALIEDKEKIGYIKLPGFYADFENKNGRFSGADVKKEIDKLKTAGMKGLILDLRNNGGGSLADAVEMAGLFIEQGPIVQVKTASGKAVVLDDRDTQVQYGGPLVILVNSNSASASEILAAAMQDYKRAVIVGSSTFGKGTVQQFFELDEALPAQFNPYKPFGALKLTTQKFYRINGGTTQLRGVVPDVVLPDAYAYLEFGEKEQDFALPFDEIAPAKYKPWNNGKLNLSQVKASSQQRVAQNESFGLIKESAERLKKQSDNTTRSLQLEKYLVEEKKAEAEAKRLEEAQKEVPVLNVKRLQQDLQALGGDTAKLARNKEFMKGLKQDVYVEEAVAIIQEDLK